GCATGAATAGATCAGATACTGTTTTTACAGCCTCAACTGAACCAAAAACCTCACCTTCAGCTACTTCTTCGCCTTCTTCAGTGATATCAACATAAACAATGTCACCAAGCTCTTTTTGTGCAAATTCTGTGATACCAACGTATCCGAATTCACCTTCTACGCGTACCCACTCGTGGTCTTTAGTGTACTTCAATTCCTCTGGAAAGTTCATATCCTATGTGTATTTAGTAAATGGAAAAAAGATTTACTCCTCGTACGTGCGCCAAATTTAGTAATAATTTTAAATTATCAATGACTATACAACCTACTTTACCAAATGATTTTTTCTTTGGCTAAAAATGCCGCAATTCCTCTCTTACAATCCAAACTATTTCGTTCTTTAGCATTTTTTTCGGCAGCATAATCTAAGGCATCAACCAAATTAAGACCTTGAATCTCTGCAATCATCCTTTTTGTTGTCGAAATCGACTGCTCAGAGTTTTCTTTTGACAACTTTTCTGCAAAATTGATGACAAATTCATTCAGTTCTGCATGTGTCAAAACATGGTTAATTAATCCATATTCATGAGCCCTTTCAGCATCGATCAGATTCCCCGTCAGTAATAATTCTTTTGCTTTTGATTCTCCTATTTTTCGAATCAAAAAAATCATTACTATGGCTGGAATAAAACCAATTTTCACTTCTGTATATCCCAACTTTGCTTGATTAGAACAAAAAGCAAAATCACATACCGATACCAATCCGCAACCTCCTGCAATAGCATGTCCATGTATTTCAGCTATGATTACTTTGGGATGCATATACATGAGGTAGAATAAATCTCTCAAGTTTCGGGAGTCAACCAGGTTTTCTTCATAAGAATAATCTTGAAGGTCCTTCATGTATGCCAAATCTGCTCCTGCACAGAATACTGTTCCATTAGCTTGTAATACAATTACTCTGGCTTCCTCATCTGATTTTGCATAAATAAAAGCTTGCTTCAAGTCATGAATCATTTCTGGGTTAAGAGCATTTCGCTTTTCTGGTCGATTGAGCGTCACGTATGCCACTCTATTTTTGACGGTATAATCTACCAAAGACATGTAATTATTGGGTTAGTGGTTGTTTTAGCAATCTTATCTTAAGTTATAAAACTTATTGATTATCAAAAGAAATAATTAGGTAAACAAATTGATCTCAGACGAAAAAAAGAACCTTCCAGAAGGTTGTCATCTTCTGAAAGGTTCTTTTCTGAAAAGCTTATTTTTTGTACTTATCACATAAATTATGACAGCATTTTTTTCAATTCATTCAACTTGAGCAAAGCATCAATTGGAGTGAGTGCGTTTACATCTAGTTGTTCCAAAGCATCTTTGATTTGCTCAGACTTCGGATCGGCAGCATTGAAGATCGTCAACTGACTTGCCTGAGGTACTTCTTTGAGCTTCTGCTTATTCTTTGTGTGGATTTTATCTTTTTCCAAATGAGAAAGAATCTCGTTGGCTCTGCTGACTACCGTTGGAGGCATACCTGCCAATTGCGCGACATGAATACCAAAACTGTGCTCGCTTCCACCTTCTTTCAATTTTCTAAGGAAGATGACTTTTCCGCCAACTTCTTTTACTGCTACATTGAAATTGTGAATTCGTGGAAAATCTGTTGCCAACTGATTCAATTCGTGGTAGTGCGTAGCGAAAAGTGTTTTTGCTCTACTTCCTTTCTGATTATGCAAATGTTCTACAATAGACCAAGCAAT
Above is a window of Sediminitomix flava DNA encoding:
- a CDS encoding enoyl-CoA hydratase/isomerase family protein; translation: MSLVDYTVKNRVAYVTLNRPEKRNALNPEMIHDLKQAFIYAKSDEEARVIVLQANGTVFCAGADLAYMKDLQDYSYEENLVDSRNLRDLFYLMYMHPKVIIAEIHGHAIAGGCGLVSVCDFAFCSNQAKLGYTEVKIGFIPAIVMIFLIRKIGESKAKELLLTGNLIDAERAHEYGLINHVLTHAELNEFVINFAEKLSKENSEQSISTTKRMIAEIQGLNLVDALDYAAEKNAKERNSLDCKRGIAAFLAKEKIIW
- the gcvH gene encoding glycine cleavage system protein GcvH, whose translation is MNFPEELKYTKDHEWVRVEGEFGYVGITEFAQKELGDIVYVDITEEGEEVAEGEVFGSVEAVKTVSDLFMPISGEIVEVNEALEDAPETVNSDPYGDGWMVKIKISDMAEVETLMDAAAYKEEINA